A single window of Helicobacter pylori DNA harbors:
- a CDS encoding SH3 domain-containing protein: MRYFLVVFLFLFVGCMKKDFTLKDLSLPQEASSYLANSQNGSHNNQSIDPQALRENLKESYLKAWYSPWLDAKIKSNKKEVFWILKEMNKSTGYGEDLKPNAKAFNDELIKSMDIERYPSAKIKAVVARDSDVRAVPTNKPFYLSPKGYPFDRYQNSLIFQGTPVLITHFNLDKTYAHIQSSFVYGWIKVSDLAYMRDKDIELLTKLKNYVMPIKDKIPLYTDYGDFYTDARVGELFALIPQSQNASQNPPKKELKAYGFLRDSKGYATLQSVILEEKDFFVFPKAFNSENMAYFIDTMLGQKYGWGGLLGNRDCSAFTRDSFANFGILLPRNSYAQSRYANNYVDLSSMKAKEKEDYILKNATPFGTLIYLKGHIMLYLGAHNHQAIVAHSIWSVQTQKHFKTLSHKIGGVVITSLWLAEEHNGAFSKKKLLIDRVLGMSDLKDFVNKTSSPLSAN; encoded by the coding sequence ATGCGTTATTTTCTTGTAGTTTTCTTGTTTTTGTTTGTGGGTTGCATGAAAAAGGATTTCACGCTCAAAGATTTATCCTTGCCCCAAGAGGCTTCAAGCTATCTTGCAAACTCTCAAAATGGCAGTCATAATAACCAAAGCATTGACCCCCAAGCGTTAAGAGAAAATCTAAAAGAGAGCTATCTCAAAGCGTGGTATTCCCCATGGCTAGATGCGAAAATCAAAAGCAATAAAAAAGAAGTGTTTTGGATCCTTAAGGAGATGAATAAATCCACCGGTTATGGCGAAGATCTAAAACCCAACGCAAAAGCTTTCAATGATGAGCTTATTAAAAGCATGGATATTGAGCGTTACCCGAGCGCTAAGATTAAGGCTGTTGTAGCGCGAGATAGCGATGTAAGGGCTGTGCCTACTAACAAGCCTTTTTATCTTTCTCCAAAAGGCTATCCTTTTGACAGGTATCAAAATTCGCTGATTTTTCAAGGCACGCCGGTTTTAATCACGCATTTTAATCTAGATAAAACTTACGCCCACATTCAAAGCAGTTTTGTTTATGGCTGGATCAAAGTTAGCGATCTAGCCTACATGCGCGATAAAGACATAGAGCTTTTAACCAAACTCAAAAATTATGTCATGCCTATAAAAGATAAAATCCCCCTTTATACAGACTATGGGGATTTTTACACCGATGCTAGGGTGGGCGAATTGTTCGCTCTCATCCCCCAAAGTCAAAACGCATCTCAAAACCCCCCAAAAAAGGAATTGAAAGCCTATGGTTTTTTGAGGGATTCTAAAGGCTATGCGACCTTACAAAGCGTGATCTTAGAAGAAAAGGATTTTTTTGTTTTCCCTAAGGCTTTTAACAGCGAGAACATGGCGTATTTTATAGACACCATGCTAGGGCAAAAATACGGCTGGGGTGGGCTATTGGGTAACAGAGATTGCTCGGCTTTCACTAGGGATAGTTTCGCTAATTTTGGTATTTTGCTCCCCAGAAATTCCTACGCGCAAAGCCGTTACGCGAACAATTATGTGGATTTAAGCTCCATGAAAGCCAAAGAAAAAGAAGATTACATCCTTAAAAACGCCACGCCTTTTGGAACGCTCATCTATTTAAAAGGGCATATCATGCTCTATTTAGGTGCACACAACCATCAAGCGATAGTCGCTCACAGCATTTGGTCGGTGCAAACCCAAAAGCATTTTAAAACCTTGAGCCATAAAATAGGAGGCGTGGTGATCACTTCATTATGGTTAGCAGAAGAACATAATGGGGCGTTTTCTAAAAAGAAATTATTGATTGATAGGGTGCTTGGAATGAGCGATTTGAAAGATTTTGTCAATAAAACTTCAAGCCCCTTGAGTGCGAATTGA
- the rpoD gene encoding RNA polymerase sigma factor RpoD has translation MGSYFMECPMKKKANEEKAPKRAKQEAKTEATQENKAKESNKENKNNKAKESKIKEAKTKESKVKETAKEPVPVKKLSFNEALEELFANSLSDCVSYESIIQISAKVPTLAQVKKIKELCQKYQKKLVSSSEYAKKLNAIDKIKKTEEKQKVLDEELEDGYDFLKEKDFLEWSRSDSPVRMYLREMGDIKLLSKDEEIELSKQIRLGEDIILDAICSVPYLIDFIYAYKDALINRERRVKELFRSFDDDDENSVSDSKKDDDSEEYEENEERKKVVSEKDKKRVEKVQESFKALDKAKKEWLKALEAPIDEKEDELVHLLTLAYKRQTLKDRLYDLEPTSKLINELVKTMETTLKSGDGFEKELKRLEYKLPLFNDTLIANHKKILANITNMTKEDIIAQVPEATMVSVYMDLKKLFLTKEASEEGFDLAPNKLKEILEQIKRGKLISDRAKNKMAKSNLRLVVSIAKRFTSRGLPFLDLIQEGNIGLMKAVDKFEHEKGFKFSTYATWWIKQAISRAIADQARTIRIPIHMIDTINRINKVMRKHIQENGKEPDLEVVAEEVGLSLDKVKNVIKVTKEPISLETPVGNDDDGKFGDFVEDKNIVSSIDHIMREDLKAQIESVLDQLNEREKAVIRMRFGLLDDESDRTLEEIGKELNVTRERVRQIESSAIKKLRSPQYGRILRNYLRI, from the coding sequence ATGGGTTCTTATTTTATGGAGTGTCCAATGAAAAAGAAAGCTAACGAAGAAAAAGCCCCCAAAAGAGCTAAACAGGAAGCCAAAACAGAAGCCACACAGGAAAATAAAGCTAAAGAGAGTAATAAGGAAAACAAAAACAATAAAGCCAAAGAGAGCAAAATTAAAGAAGCCAAAACCAAAGAAAGCAAAGTCAAAGAAACAGCGAAAGAACCTGTTCCTGTTAAAAAGCTTAGTTTTAATGAAGCGTTAGAAGAATTGTTCGCTAATTCCTTAAGCGATTGCGTTTCTTATGAGTCCATCATTCAAATCAGCGCGAAAGTCCCCACTCTAGCCCAAGTCAAAAAAATCAAAGAATTGTGCCAAAAATACCAAAAGAAATTGGTCAGCTCTTCAGAATACGCTAAAAAACTCAATGCGATTGACAAGATTAAAAAAACTGAAGAAAAACAAAAAGTTTTAGATGAAGAATTAGAAGATGGCTATGACTTTTTGAAAGAAAAGGATTTTTTAGAGTGGAGCAGGAGCGATAGCCCGGTGCGCATGTATTTGCGCGAAATGGGGGATATAAAACTTTTAAGCAAAGATGAAGAGATTGAATTGAGCAAACAAATCCGCTTGGGCGAAGACATTATTTTAGACGCGATTTGCTCGGTGCCGTATTTGATTGATTTTATCTATGCGTATAAAGACGCTTTAATCAATCGTGAAAGAAGGGTTAAGGAGCTTTTCAGGAGCTTTGATGATGACGATGAAAATAGCGTGAGCGATTCTAAAAAAGATGATGACAGCGAAGAATACGAAGAAAACGAAGAAAGGAAAAAAGTCGTTTCTGAAAAAGACAAGAAGCGTGTAGAAAAGGTTCAAGAAAGCTTTAAAGCCCTAGACAAGGCTAAAAAAGAATGGCTTAAAGCTCTTGAAGCCCCCATAGATGAAAAAGAAGACGAATTGGTGCATTTATTGACCCTAGCTTACAAACGCCAAACGCTCAAAGACAGACTCTATGATTTAGAGCCTACCAGCAAACTGATTAATGAATTAGTCAAAACGATGGAAACCACTTTAAAAAGCGGCGATGGGTTTGAAAAAGAGTTGAAACGCTTGGAATACAAACTGCCCTTATTCAATGACACTCTCATCGCTAACCATAAAAAAATCCTTGCCAATATCACCAACATGACTAAAGAAGACATTATCGCTCAAGTGCCAGAAGCGACTATGGTGAGCGTGTATATGGATCTTAAAAAGCTTTTTTTGACTAAAGAAGCGAGCGAAGAAGGCTTTGATTTAGCCCCTAACAAGCTAAAAGAAATTTTAGAGCAAATCAAAAGAGGGAAATTGATTTCCGATCGCGCTAAAAACAAAATGGCTAAATCCAATTTAAGGTTGGTAGTGAGCATCGCTAAACGATTCACGAGCAGAGGCTTACCCTTCTTGGATTTGATTCAAGAGGGCAATATTGGCTTGATGAAAGCGGTGGATAAATTTGAGCATGAAAAGGGCTTCAAGTTTTCCACCTATGCGACCTGGTGGATCAAACAAGCTATCAGCAGAGCCATAGCCGATCAAGCCCGCACTATCCGCATCCCCATTCACATGATTGACACGATCAATCGCATCAATAAAGTCATGCGCAAACACATTCAAGAAAACGGCAAAGAGCCTGATTTAGAAGTGGTGGCTGAAGAAGTGGGGCTTTCGTTAGATAAAGTGAAGAATGTGATTAAGGTTACTAAAGAGCCTATCAGTTTGGAAACCCCAGTCGGCAATGATGATGACGGCAAATTTGGGGATTTCGTGGAAGATAAAAATATCGTTAGTTCCATTGATCACATCATGCGAGAAGATTTAAAAGCGCAAATTGAAAGCGTTTTGGATCAGTTGAATGAGCGAGAAAAAGCGGTGATCCGCATGCGTTTTGGGCTTTTAGACGATGAAAGCGATCGAACTTTAGAAGAAATCGGTAAGGAATTGAATGTTACTAGAGAAAGGGTGCGCCAGATTGAAAGCTCTGCGATCAAAAAATTGAGAAGCCCGCAATACGGGCGCATTTTAAGAAACTATTTGCGCATTTGA
- the mtnN gene encoding aminodeoxyfutalosine nucleosidase produces MQKIGILGAMREEITPILELFGVGFEEIPLGGNVFHKGVYNDKEIIVAYSKIGKVHSTLTTTSMILAFGVQKVLFSGVAGSLVKDLKINDLLVANQLVQHDVDLSAFDHPLGFIPESAIFIETSGSLNALAKKIANEQHIALKEGVIASGDQFVHSKERKEFLVSEFKASAVEMEGASVAFVCQKFGVPCCVLRSISDNADEEANMSFDAFLEKSAHTSAKFLKSMVDEL; encoded by the coding sequence GTGCAAAAAATTGGCATTTTAGGGGCGATGAGAGAAGAAATAACCCCTATTTTAGAATTGTTTGGCGTGGGTTTTGAAGAGATCCCTTTAGGGGGGAATGTTTTCCATAAAGGCGTTTATAATGATAAAGAAATCATTGTCGCTTATAGCAAGATTGGCAAGGTGCATTCCACTCTAACCACAACGAGCATGATTTTAGCGTTTGGCGTTCAAAAGGTGCTTTTTAGCGGGGTGGCTGGAAGTTTGGTTAAAGATTTAAAAATCAATGATTTGTTAGTGGCTAACCAATTAGTCCAGCATGACGTGGATTTGAGCGCGTTTGATCACCCTTTAGGGTTTATCCCTGAAAGCGCGATTTTTATTGAAACGAGCGGAAGCTTAAACGCTTTAGCTAAAAAGATCGCTAATGAGCAACATATCGCGCTCAAAGAAGGCGTCATCGCATCAGGCGATCAGTTTGTGCATAGCAAAGAAAGGAAAGAGTTTTTAGTTAGCGAATTTAAGGCGAGCGCGGTGGAAATGGAGGGGGCGAGCGTGGCGTTTGTGTGCCAAAAATTTGGCGTGCCATGCTGCGTGCTAAGGAGCATTAGCGATAACGCTGATGAGGAAGCTAACATGAGCTTTGATGCGTTTTTAGAAAAAAGCGCTCACACTTCAGCGAAATTTTTAAAAAGCATGGTGGATGAGCTTTAG
- the fabD gene encoding ACP S-malonyltransferase, giving the protein MQYALLFPGQGSQCIGMGKSFYESHTLAKELFERASNALKVDMKKTLFEENELLKESAYTQPAIYLVSYIAYQLLNKQANGGLKPVFALGHSLGEVSAVSLSGALDFEKALKLTHQRGKMMQEACANKDASMMVVLGVSEESLLSLCQRTKNVWCANFNGGMQVVLAGIKDDLKALEPTLKEMGAKRVVFLEMSVASHCPFLEPMIFKFQELLEKSLKDKFHFEIISNATNEAYHNKAKAVELLSLQLTQPVRYQDCVKSNNDRVDVFFELGCGSVLKGLNKRLSNKPTISVGDNKGLDEAIEFLEEYV; this is encoded by the coding sequence ATGCAATACGCGCTATTATTTCCAGGGCAAGGCTCGCAATGTATAGGAATGGGGAAATCGTTCTATGAGAGCCACACCCTAGCTAAAGAATTGTTTGAAAGGGCTTCTAACGCGCTTAAAGTGGATATGAAAAAAACGCTTTTTGAAGAAAACGAGCTTTTAAAAGAGAGCGCTTACACCCAGCCTGCCATTTATTTAGTGAGCTATATCGCTTATCAGTTACTCAACAAGCAAGCAAATGGGGGGTTAAAACCCGTTTTTGCTTTAGGGCATTCGCTCGGCGAAGTGAGCGCAGTGTCTTTGAGCGGGGCGTTAGATTTTGAAAAAGCCCTTAAACTCACACACCAAAGAGGCAAAATGATGCAAGAAGCGTGTGCGAATAAAGACGCTTCCATGATGGTCGTTTTGGGCGTTTCTGAAGAAAGCCTTTTAAGCTTGTGTCAAAGAACCAAAAACGTGTGGTGCGCGAATTTCAATGGCGGCATGCAAGTGGTTTTAGCCGGGATTAAAGACGATTTGAAAGCCCTAGAGCCGACCTTAAAGGAAATGGGGGCTAAAAGGGTGGTTTTTTTAGAAATGAGCGTGGCGAGCCATTGCCCTTTTTTAGAACCTATGATTTTTAAATTTCAGGAATTGCTAGAAAAAAGCCTGAAAGATAAATTCCATTTTGAAATCATCTCCAATGCGACTAACGAAGCGTATCATAACAAAGCGAAAGCCGTTGAATTATTGAGCTTGCAACTCACTCAGCCGGTGCGTTATCAAGACTGCGTGAAATCTAATAACGACCGAGTGGATGTCTTTTTTGAATTAGGCTGTGGGAGCGTGTTAAAGGGGCTTAACAAGCGCTTAAGCAACAAACCCACCATAAGCGTAGGGGACAATAAAGGGCTTGATGAAGCCATTGAATTTTTAGAAGAATACGTGTGA
- a CDS encoding HTH domain-containing protein, whose protein sequence is MTYEELGKKVLEQAEKPLKVKEIWERACEMGLDKERNGGKILLHSLGSQLGEHNIKEEDKQFYVARKEGITHFYWLKSREREFPPQETSNAKEEDDEQSECSDAAEKQKTSPYEEKEKNLHPLLVKFLSEDPNFKLLCKTICHEHCKKGKGGECRWNYPDIVGVYFPYNKYSPYDKYQKETLEFLHHTGQKRHKLFSFELKTRINFSNLKESYFQAVSNSSWANEGYLVVFDIDDEVLNELRRLNQSFGIGVIKLESEISNSKILLPAKEREIDIPTLDMLVEQSPEDFKPFMANINKQLEKGLDTAVDMGEFFDEALDDEAMQKHIEKYIEDKGIKAE, encoded by the coding sequence ATGACTTACGAAGAATTGGGTAAAAAAGTTTTAGAACAAGCAGAGAAGCCTTTGAAAGTTAAAGAAATTTGGGAGAGAGCTTGTGAAATGGGATTGGATAAAGAACGCAACGGCGGAAAAATACTTCTTCATAGTCTTGGAAGTCAGCTTGGTGAGCACAACATTAAAGAGGAAGACAAGCAATTCTATGTTGCACGCAAAGAAGGAATAACCCATTTCTATTGGCTCAAATCTCGTGAAAGAGAATTTCCACCACAAGAAACCTCAAACGCCAAAGAAGAAGATGATGAACAGAGCGAGTGTTCAGACGCAGCTGAAAAACAAAAAACCTCTCCTTATGAAGAGAAAGAAAAGAATTTGCACCCACTGCTTGTGAAATTCCTCAGCGAAGATCCAAATTTCAAGCTTTTATGCAAAACCATCTGCCATGAACATTGTAAAAAAGGCAAAGGGGGCGAATGCAGGTGGAATTATCCTGACATCGTGGGCGTGTATTTTCCCTATAATAAATATTCTCCCTATGATAAATATCAAAAAGAAACTTTGGAATTTTTACACCATACCGGTCAAAAAAGACACAAGCTTTTTTCCTTTGAGCTTAAAACTAGGATTAATTTTTCCAATCTGAAAGAAAGCTATTTCCAAGCGGTGAGCAATTCTAGTTGGGCTAATGAGGGGTATTTGGTGGTTTTTGATATTGATGATGAGGTTTTAAATGAATTAAGGCGGCTCAACCAAAGCTTTGGTATAGGGGTCATCAAGCTGGAATCTGAAATTTCAAACTCCAAAATCTTGTTGCCAGCTAAAGAAAGGGAGATTGATATACCCACACTTGACATGCTTGTAGAACAAAGTCCGGAGGATTTTAAGCCTTTTATGGCAAACATTAACAAGCAACTTGAAAAAGGACTTGATACGGCAGTGGATATGGGGGAGTTTTTTGATGAAGCGCTTGATGATGAAGCAATGCAAAAACACATTGAAAAATACATTGAAGATAAAGGCATTAAAGCAGAATAA
- a CDS encoding DNA-methyltransferase, which yields MGVLYLSCPIFKSADELFTLYQGDCNEVLPQFENAFDLIFADPPYFLSNDGLSIQSGKIVSVNKGDWDKENGINDIDEFNYQWINNAKKALKNTGSLLISGTYHNIFSLGRVLQKLDFKILNLITWQKTNPPPNFSCRYLTHSAEQIIWARKSRKHKHVFNYEVLKKINNDKQMRDVWSFSAIAPWEKANGKHPTQKPLALLVRLLLMASDDNSLIGDPFSGSSTTGIAANLLKREFIGIEKESEFIKISMNRKLELDARYKEIRSKIKDLNHQ from the coding sequence ATGGGAGTGCTTTATCTTTCTTGTCCCATTTTTAAAAGCGCAGACGAGCTTTTTACTCTTTATCAAGGGGATTGCAATGAGGTTTTGCCCCAATTTGAAAATGCTTTTGATTTGATTTTTGCCGATCCGCCTTATTTCCTTTCTAACGACGGCTTAAGCATACAGAGCGGTAAAATCGTGAGCGTCAATAAAGGCGATTGGGATAAAGAAAATGGGATTAACGATATTGATGAGTTCAATTACCAGTGGATCAACAACGCCAAAAAGGCTTTAAAAAACACAGGAAGCCTTTTAATCAGCGGGACTTACCACAATATCTTTTCATTGGGGCGTGTTTTACAAAAATTGGATTTTAAGATTTTAAACCTCATCACTTGGCAAAAAACCAACCCTCCCCCCAATTTCAGCTGCCGTTATTTGACGCATTCTGCTGAGCAAATCATTTGGGCGAGGAAAAGCCGCAAGCACAAGCATGTTTTTAACTATGAGGTTTTAAAAAAGATCAATAACGATAAACAAATGCGCGATGTGTGGAGCTTCTCAGCGATCGCTCCTTGGGAAAAAGCAAATGGCAAGCACCCCACTCAAAAACCCCTTGCGCTGTTGGTGCGCTTGCTTTTAATGGCGAGCGATGACAATTCTCTCATTGGCGATCCTTTTAGCGGGAGCTCCACCACAGGCATTGCGGCCAATCTTTTGAAAAGGGAATTTATCGGCATAGAAAAAGAAAGCGAATTTATCAAAATATCCATGAACAGAAAATTGGAATTAGACGCTCGCTACAAAGAAATCCGATCTAAAATCAAAGATTTAAACCACCAGTAA
- a CDS encoding alpha-1,2-fucosyltransferase, producing MAFKVVQICGGLGNQMFQYAFAKSLQKHSNTPVLLDTTSFDWSNRKMQLELFPIDLPYASEKEIAIAKMQHLPKLVRDALKCMGFDRVSQEIVFEYEPELLKPNRLTYFYGYFQDPRYFDAISSLIKQTFTLPPPENNKNNKKKEEEYHRKLSLILAAKNSVFVHIRRGDYVGIGCQLGIDYQKKALEYMAKRVPSMELFVFCEDLTFTQNLDLGYPFMDMTTRNKDEEAYWDMLLMQSCQHGIIANSTYSWWAAYLINNPEKIIIGPKHWLFGHENILCKEWVKIESHFEVKSQKYNA from the coding sequence ATGGCTTTTAAGGTGGTGCAAATTTGTGGGGGGCTTGGGAATCAAATGTTTCAATACGCTTTCGCTAAAAGTTTGCAAAAACACTCTAACACGCCTGTGCTGTTAGATACAACTTCTTTTGATTGGAGCAATAGGAAAATGCAATTAGAGCTTTTCCCTATTGATTTACCCTATGCAAGTGAAAAAGAAATCGCTATAGCTAAAATGCAACACCTCCCCAAGCTAGTAAGAGACGCGCTCAAATGCATGGGGTTTGATAGGGTGAGTCAAGAAATCGTTTTTGAATACGAGCCTGAATTATTAAAGCCAAACCGCTTGACTTATTTTTATGGTTACTTCCAAGATCCACGATATTTTGATGCTATATCCTCTTTAATCAAGCAAACCTTCACCCTACCCCCCCCCGAAAATAATAAGAATAATAAAAAAAAAGAGGAAGAATACCACCGCAAGCTTTCTTTGATTTTAGCCGCTAAAAACAGCGTGTTTGTGCATATAAGAAGAGGGGATTATGTGGGGATTGGCTGTCAGCTTGGCATTGACTATCAAAAAAAGGCGCTTGAGTATATGGCAAAGCGCGTGCCAAGCATGGAGCTTTTTGTGTTTTGCGAAGACTTAACATTCACGCAAAACCTTGATCTTGGCTACCCTTTTATGGACATGACCACTAGAAATAAAGACGAAGAGGCGTATTGGGATATGCTGCTCATGCAATCTTGTCAGCATGGCATTATCGCTAACAGCACTTATAGTTGGTGGGCGGCCTATTTGATAAACAATCCAGAAAAAATCATTATTGGCCCCAAACACTGGCTTTTTGGGCATGAGAATATCCTTTGTAAGGAATGGGTGAAAATAGAATCCCATTTTGAGGTAAAATCCCAAAAGTATAACGCTTAA